One Parasphingorhabdus cellanae genomic region harbors:
- a CDS encoding NAD-glutamate dehydrogenase: protein MTGNRDATAAKTTNATVGKTLKKNLTAAFQDSALPGENIGFDDKACKEAVLFALDTGLHRTGSETNLSLESVINANGKRHLRLAIINDDMPFLVDSVCATIAGFGLNIGRLIHPVVGVKRDKKGKLSAIHNDPDGGEKRESIIYIELERTDAKVRRALERSLRKNLLDVGAAVTDWLKLQIALGEDADSLPEGEGTALIRWFLDRNFTLLAHEKIDGKGQRSDRIGVARMRDTPALSKISQKKAFAWFKSGGQAPLIVKSNQISTVHRHVLMDVIIMPLRDKDELIGLSITAGLWTSAALATPPEKVPLLRTQMARLFDKFEFAPTGHAGKSLTHALTSLPHDILITFKQEDLEKLALISMSLIDRPRPKLHSVMSPLNRHLFAFIWLPREQLSTRRRENIQAMLTESTGARILSWSNTLDEGGISSLRYILDMGVDSKIPDPDALDQQLENMIRGWRPEVASHLSEFVPDNRAAILAQRYADCFPGTYQSLYGAKEASRDIMRLFQLERGGQKSTRLYQLDGDAEHLLRLKVYHLGGVLPLSDAVPTLENFGFSVLEEIPTPLNEGRLGYIHDFQLSLRNPEARDDLIARASEIQDAITCVLEGSAENDSFNQLITTTGISAQSTVWIRAWFRYLRQTGLSYGMITVVEALAEASDVTRAMIRLFATLHDPNFDGDRNTASSEAVKAIESGLVKVQGIDDDRILRLFRAVIGSILRTNAFADSSDDALAFKIESAKIPDLPAPVPWREIFVYSPRVEGIHLRAGPVARGGLRWSDRRDDFRTEILGLMKAQRVKNAVIVPTGAKGGFYAKQLPAGDDRDAFIAEGIASYKVFISALLSITDNIKEGEVVPPKDVVRLDDDDPYFVVAADKGTATFSDIANAIATDKGFWLGDAFASGGSNGYDHKAMGITARGAWVSVQRHFAEMGVDIQKEPVNVVGVGDMSGDVFGNGMLLSKSLRLVAAFDHRHIFIDPDPDPAKSWSERKRLFELPRSSWDDYDKSLISKGGGVFSRSSKTLKVSKKIAALLDLSDETDITPSRLISAILASKTDLLWFGGIGTYVKSSVENNIEVGDPSNDAIRIDAKQLRVKVIGEGANLGITQAGRIAFAGRGGRINTDFIDNSAGVDCSDNEVNIKIALNAEMAAGRLKLSARNKLLEKMTDNVGSLVLEDNRLQALGLSIAEIGGKKTLPSYIRLIEYFEEQGKLDRAVEGLATNEDLVRRGQEDRGLFRPELAVLISTAKLALQDAIENSDLSDDPGLDSELLNAFPSAIKAKHQDAVLHHQLRREIIATKLANRMINRLGLIDPFELAEEEGCSLAEVTAAFVIAERLFHADAIWKSLEEANIAEDVRLLLFDRVAYVLRSHMADLMRVGLTDGTIDDAVAMLAPSISILNDKVDSLITAEGQLQATKQTRLLIEAGATNDIAQTMANIYKNDGAAGIAYLAKTREIDAIEVAIAFTKLGSLLGLDWAQMTATRINPSDPWDRLLVAGLARDFQQMRLDFLRRARSKDMDQFLETWAEKNSARVAQFRNIVDRAQLSPRPSIAMLAQIAGQARILLTR, encoded by the coding sequence ATGACGGGTAACCGCGACGCGACAGCAGCGAAAACGACCAATGCTACGGTCGGCAAAACACTCAAGAAAAATTTAACCGCCGCATTTCAAGACAGCGCCTTGCCCGGTGAAAATATCGGTTTTGACGATAAGGCTTGTAAGGAAGCTGTCCTTTTCGCGCTCGATACGGGTTTGCACCGGACAGGTTCTGAAACGAACCTGTCGCTCGAAAGCGTCATAAATGCCAACGGGAAAAGACATCTGCGCCTTGCCATCATAAATGATGACATGCCGTTTCTGGTCGACTCTGTATGCGCCACTATCGCAGGTTTTGGACTGAATATTGGACGACTCATCCATCCGGTTGTCGGCGTGAAACGTGATAAAAAGGGTAAGCTCAGCGCGATTCATAATGATCCAGACGGCGGCGAAAAACGCGAGTCTATCATCTATATTGAGCTGGAACGCACAGATGCCAAGGTCCGCCGGGCACTGGAGCGGTCATTGCGCAAAAACCTGTTGGATGTGGGCGCCGCAGTCACAGACTGGTTAAAATTACAAATCGCTTTGGGCGAAGACGCGGATAGCTTGCCCGAGGGCGAAGGCACGGCGCTCATACGCTGGTTTCTGGATCGCAATTTCACATTGCTCGCCCACGAAAAAATAGATGGAAAAGGGCAACGATCTGACCGCATCGGCGTGGCACGGATGCGAGACACGCCGGCGCTTTCTAAAATCAGTCAGAAAAAGGCTTTTGCTTGGTTTAAATCCGGCGGCCAGGCACCGTTGATTGTCAAATCCAATCAGATTTCTACAGTCCATCGGCATGTCCTGATGGATGTCATTATCATGCCGCTGCGCGATAAAGATGAGCTGATTGGCCTGTCTATAACAGCCGGACTATGGACCAGCGCTGCTCTAGCCACACCGCCCGAGAAGGTTCCCCTGCTGCGCACCCAGATGGCACGATTATTCGACAAGTTTGAATTTGCGCCCACAGGTCATGCTGGCAAATCGTTGACCCATGCACTTACGTCTTTGCCCCATGATATACTGATCACCTTCAAGCAGGAAGACCTGGAAAAACTCGCTCTGATTTCCATGTCGCTGATTGATCGTCCGCGACCCAAATTGCATAGTGTCATGTCTCCACTGAATCGCCATCTCTTTGCGTTTATCTGGCTACCACGCGAGCAGCTATCAACGCGGCGGCGGGAAAATATCCAGGCGATGCTTACTGAATCGACCGGTGCCAGGATATTGAGCTGGTCCAATACACTGGACGAAGGCGGCATCTCATCGCTGCGATATATTCTGGATATGGGTGTCGACAGCAAAATACCCGATCCGGATGCGCTGGACCAGCAACTGGAAAATATGATCCGTGGCTGGCGACCCGAAGTAGCAAGCCATCTGAGCGAATTTGTTCCCGATAACCGGGCGGCAATTCTGGCTCAACGCTATGCCGATTGTTTTCCTGGGACATATCAGTCTCTTTATGGTGCGAAAGAGGCTTCTCGCGATATCATGCGGCTGTTCCAGCTGGAACGTGGCGGACAAAAGTCAACGCGGCTATATCAATTGGACGGCGATGCGGAACATTTGCTGCGACTAAAAGTCTATCATCTCGGTGGTGTATTGCCGCTGTCTGATGCCGTGCCTACGCTGGAAAATTTTGGCTTCTCGGTTCTAGAAGAAATACCAACACCGCTTAACGAAGGGCGCTTGGGTTATATTCACGACTTCCAACTTTCACTGCGCAATCCGGAAGCACGTGACGATTTGATTGCCCGCGCGTCGGAAATTCAGGACGCAATCACCTGCGTTTTGGAGGGTTCGGCGGAGAATGACAGTTTCAATCAACTGATCACCACAACTGGGATCAGCGCTCAATCTACAGTGTGGATCCGGGCGTGGTTCCGTTATCTTCGTCAAACAGGCTTAAGCTATGGAATGATCACCGTAGTTGAAGCCTTGGCGGAGGCAAGTGACGTAACCCGCGCCATGATCCGATTGTTTGCAACATTGCATGACCCCAACTTTGACGGCGACCGAAATACGGCTTCATCGGAAGCGGTTAAAGCGATTGAAAGCGGTCTGGTCAAAGTTCAGGGCATTGACGACGATCGAATATTGCGTCTGTTTCGCGCGGTTATCGGATCTATTTTGCGCACTAATGCATTTGCCGATAGTAGCGACGACGCTTTGGCATTTAAGATTGAAAGTGCCAAAATTCCAGACCTGCCTGCGCCTGTGCCATGGCGTGAGATATTCGTTTACAGCCCCCGGGTTGAAGGTATCCATTTGCGAGCAGGACCGGTTGCGCGTGGGGGGCTGCGCTGGTCAGATCGGCGTGATGACTTCCGCACAGAGATTTTAGGATTGATGAAAGCCCAGCGGGTCAAGAATGCTGTCATTGTTCCGACAGGAGCCAAGGGCGGGTTTTATGCCAAGCAACTGCCTGCAGGCGACGACCGTGACGCTTTCATTGCCGAAGGGATAGCATCCTATAAGGTTTTCATCAGCGCACTGCTGTCGATTACTGATAACATAAAAGAGGGAGAAGTCGTTCCGCCAAAAGACGTGGTTCGCTTGGATGACGATGACCCCTATTTTGTTGTCGCCGCGGATAAGGGCACAGCAACTTTTTCAGATATTGCCAATGCCATTGCGACCGACAAGGGATTTTGGTTGGGGGATGCTTTCGCCAGCGGCGGTAGTAATGGTTATGATCACAAAGCGATGGGTATTACTGCCCGCGGAGCATGGGTGTCAGTCCAACGGCATTTTGCCGAAATGGGCGTCGACATCCAGAAAGAACCGGTAAATGTTGTTGGTGTTGGCGATATGTCCGGTGACGTTTTTGGTAACGGTATGCTGTTATCCAAATCTTTGCGCCTCGTTGCTGCTTTTGACCACCGCCACATATTTATCGATCCCGATCCCGATCCGGCGAAGAGTTGGAGCGAGCGGAAACGGTTGTTTGAATTACCCCGCTCAAGCTGGGATGATTATGACAAAAGCTTGATATCCAAAGGTGGCGGCGTCTTTTCTCGCAGTTCCAAAACCTTGAAAGTCAGCAAGAAAATTGCGGCTCTCCTGGATCTATCCGACGAAACAGACATTACACCATCGCGTCTCATTTCCGCGATATTGGCTAGCAAAACAGACCTGCTGTGGTTCGGCGGCATCGGAACCTATGTGAAATCATCCGTTGAAAATAACATTGAGGTGGGTGACCCTTCCAACGATGCTATTCGCATTGATGCAAAACAACTGCGCGTAAAAGTCATAGGGGAAGGCGCTAATCTGGGCATCACTCAAGCTGGTCGTATTGCTTTTGCAGGACGAGGGGGTCGGATCAACACCGACTTTATCGACAATAGCGCAGGCGTCGATTGCTCAGACAATGAAGTTAACATCAAGATCGCCCTCAACGCGGAGATGGCCGCTGGCCGGTTAAAACTAAGCGCGCGCAACAAGCTGTTGGAGAAAATGACTGACAATGTCGGATCGCTGGTGCTCGAAGACAATCGACTGCAAGCCCTCGGTCTTTCCATCGCCGAAATTGGGGGTAAAAAAACCTTACCGTCCTATATCCGTTTGATTGAATATTTCGAGGAACAAGGCAAGCTTGATCGTGCGGTCGAAGGGCTTGCAACCAATGAAGATCTGGTCCGTCGTGGACAGGAAGATCGCGGACTGTTTCGTCCCGAACTCGCAGTCCTTATCTCAACTGCAAAACTGGCGCTGCAGGACGCAATCGAAAATAGTGACCTTAGCGATGACCCCGGTCTCGATAGCGAGCTGCTCAATGCATTTCCAAGCGCCATAAAAGCCAAGCACCAGGACGCCGTGCTCCATCACCAGCTGCGCAGGGAGATTATTGCGACAAAGCTCGCCAATCGGATGATCAATCGACTTGGCTTGATTGATCCTTTTGAGTTGGCCGAAGAAGAAGGCTGTTCGCTGGCCGAAGTTACCGCAGCTTTTGTCATCGCTGAACGCCTATTTCATGCGGACGCTATATGGAAATCTTTGGAAGAAGCCAATATTGCCGAGGATGTTCGGCTCCTGTTGTTTGACCGAGTGGCTTATGTGCTGCGATCCCACATGGCGGATTTGATGCGTGTTGGTCTGACGGATGGAACAATTGACGATGCCGTTGCAATGCTGGCACCAAGCATCAGTATATTGAATGATAAAGTCGACAGCCTGATTACAGCGGAAGGCCAGTTGCAAGCGACCAAGCAAACTCGGTTGCTTATAGAAGCTGGCGCGACCAACGATATCGCCCAGACAATGGCAAATATCTATAAAAATGATGGTGCCGCCGGCATAGCTTATCTTGCGAAAACAAGAGAAATTGATGCGATTGAAGTCGCAATCGCCTTTACTAAATTGGGTAGCCTGCTGGGATTGGACTGGGCCCAGATGACCGCGACCCGGATTAATCCGTCCGATCCATGGGATCGCTTATTGGTCGCAGGACTGGCTCGTGATTTTCAGCAAATGCGGCTCGATTTTCTGAGACGGGCGCGCAGTAAAGACATGGATCAATTTCTAGAAACTTGGGCAGAAAAGAATAGTGCTCGGGTGGCTCAATTCCGGAATATTGTTGATCGGGCTCAATTGTCACCGCGACCATCTATCGCCATGCTTGCGCAGATAGCTGGACAGGCTCGAATTTTATTGACCCGCTAG
- a CDS encoding DUF445 domain-containing protein encodes MKIIATGLLVLMAVIYFTAKSYEEVHPALGFVRAFAEAAMVGGLADWFAVTALFRHPMGLPIPHTAIIPRNKDRIGDTLANFLKNNFLVSKIVAQRMHGIDMAGGVGRFLKSPSGGQGRLRMGASRLIGDIIGSLDQDRLGSMFKGAVKTQAKELDLATPMGQILESVMAENRHGPLIDSTIKWAYRTLDANEYVIRAIVHDRANTVMRWTGLDDRLANEVVDGLYKLLADMASDPDHPVRAKTEESMVQLAQELKNDPELRQRVNEWKLEMIENPAIASWIDGMWETGREALLKASRDPEAAMAGHFGDALMQLGSSLQQDPLLNRQLNRFARRAVAGVVASYGDNIVKLVSETIRGWDAQTITDRVENAVGRDLQYIRVNGTLVGGLVGVMLHLLGYWI; translated from the coding sequence ATGAAAATAATCGCCACCGGTTTGCTGGTATTGATGGCGGTAATCTATTTTACCGCAAAATCCTATGAGGAGGTGCACCCAGCACTAGGGTTTGTGCGCGCATTTGCAGAAGCCGCCATGGTTGGTGGATTGGCGGACTGGTTTGCGGTCACAGCCTTATTCCGCCACCCTATGGGGCTCCCGATTCCACATACAGCGATTATTCCGCGCAACAAGGACCGGATTGGCGACACGCTCGCGAATTTTCTAAAGAATAATTTTCTGGTCTCAAAGATTGTTGCGCAGCGCATGCATGGTATTGACATGGCTGGCGGTGTCGGAAGGTTTCTGAAATCACCCAGCGGTGGGCAAGGGCGACTGCGCATGGGGGCGTCTCGGTTGATCGGCGATATTATTGGTTCGCTGGATCAGGACCGGTTGGGCAGCATGTTCAAAGGTGCAGTTAAAACGCAGGCCAAAGAGCTAGATCTGGCAACGCCTATGGGGCAGATATTAGAGTCCGTGATGGCGGAAAACCGGCACGGGCCGCTGATAGACTCTACCATAAAATGGGCTTACCGAACGCTAGATGCCAACGAGTATGTTATTCGTGCCATAGTGCATGACCGCGCCAATACCGTAATGCGCTGGACTGGATTGGATGATCGACTGGCCAATGAAGTGGTCGATGGACTCTATAAGCTATTGGCGGATATGGCCTCGGATCCGGATCATCCGGTGCGGGCCAAAACCGAAGAGAGCATGGTTCAACTGGCGCAGGAGCTCAAAAACGACCCAGAATTGCGACAACGGGTCAACGAATGGAAGCTTGAGATGATCGAAAATCCAGCGATTGCCAGCTGGATTGACGGTATGTGGGAAACAGGACGGGAAGCTTTGTTAAAGGCATCCCGCGATCCTGAAGCAGCTATGGCGGGCCATTTTGGCGATGCATTGATGCAATTGGGCAGCAGTTTGCAGCAGGATCCGTTGCTGAATCGTCAGCTCAACCGCTTCGCTCGCCGTGCGGTTGCGGGGGTTGTTGCTAGCTATGGTGACAATATTGTCAAACTGGTGTCCGAAACCATTCGCGGCTGGGATGCGCAGACCATTACGGATCGCGTGGAAAATGCTGTAGGTCGGGATCTTCAATATATACGCGTAAACGGCACACTGGTCGGTGGTTTGGTTGGCGTTATGCTGCATCTGCTCGGTTATTGGATATGA